In Alteribacter lacisalsi, a genomic segment contains:
- the proB gene encoding glutamate 5-kinase, whose translation MSSTKRVVIKIGSSSLTSQSGDISRRKLEKLTDQVAELKDQGHEVLLVSSGAVAAGYRTLGFVNRPDTLPEKQAAASVGQGRLIETYSELFSSHGYAASQILITRGDFSDEKRYNNVRNTINVVLERGIVPIVNENDTITTDRLRFGDNDTLSAKVAGLVDADQLIILSDIDGLYDADPRKDENAELLPKVTEITDEIEDMAGEPGSSVGTGGMRSKIDAFKIAMASGIPSFLGRSNMKWIIVDAVAETARGTYFTCEGTECNLDHKRQWIAFNSGPEAEITIVDEARSAIVEEKNHLLPSQVYQINGHFKKGSVVRIRDVKGMPLGLGMMNYSSEDLTRFQLEKSQDPMMDAAVMNNEAFVCELEVAIPVGV comes from the coding sequence ATGTCGTCTACTAAAAGAGTTGTAATTAAGATCGGAAGCAGCTCCCTGACAAGTCAGTCAGGAGATATAAGCAGAAGAAAACTGGAAAAACTGACAGACCAGGTTGCTGAACTGAAGGACCAGGGCCATGAAGTCCTGCTCGTATCCTCCGGTGCCGTTGCTGCGGGCTACCGCACACTCGGGTTTGTTAACCGTCCGGACACCCTGCCTGAAAAACAGGCAGCTGCCTCCGTCGGCCAGGGACGTCTGATTGAAACGTACTCTGAATTGTTCTCTTCTCACGGTTACGCCGCTTCCCAGATTCTGATTACACGCGGCGACTTTTCTGATGAGAAGCGCTACAACAATGTACGAAACACAATCAACGTTGTCCTTGAGCGGGGCATTGTCCCGATCGTAAACGAAAATGATACGATCACAACGGACCGTCTCCGCTTTGGCGATAACGACACCCTTTCTGCCAAAGTGGCCGGACTTGTGGATGCGGATCAGCTCATCATTCTCTCTGATATCGATGGTCTATATGATGCGGATCCTCGCAAGGATGAGAATGCTGAGCTGCTTCCGAAAGTAACCGAGATTACAGATGAAATTGAAGATATGGCCGGAGAACCGGGCTCGAGCGTCGGGACCGGCGGCATGCGTTCCAAGATCGACGCGTTCAAAATTGCGATGGCTTCAGGTATTCCATCATTCCTCGGCCGCTCCAATATGAAGTGGATCATCGTTGATGCGGTAGCTGAAACCGCCCGCGGTACCTACTTTACCTGTGAGGGAACGGAATGCAACCTGGACCATAAGCGACAGTGGATTGCGTTTAACTCCGGACCGGAAGCAGAAATCACGATTGTGGATGAAGCACGAAGCGCAATCGTGGAAGAAAAAAACCACTTGCTTCCAAGCCAGGTCTATCAGATCAACGGTCATTTTAAAAAAGGGTCCGTTGTCCGCATCCGCGACGTGAAAGGCATGCCGCTCGGTCTCGGAATGATGAACTACTCTTCCGAAGATCTGACCCGTTTTCAGCTTGAAAAGAGCCAGGACCCTATGATGGATGCAGCGGTAATGAATAACGAAGCATTCGTCTGCGAGCTTGAAGTAGCCATACCGGTCGGTGTGTAA
- the proC gene encoding pyrroline-5-carboxylate reductase has product MNKQMRVAFIGAGNMAEAMISGIVKTKTLEPQQVLVTNHSNEDRLLELHNRYGVQGIVRDRFPLATADVIILAMKPKDAEQSLLSIKNHIKPNQVVMSVLAGISTSFMEEHLNEGQQVIRVMPNTSSMLQESATAVSPGGHCTMNNVVMAKNLLKAIGEVYVIEEDQMDLFTGIAGSGPAYYYYLMEHIEKTARENGMDPAQAREIGAQTILGAAKMMLEREESPAQLRRNITSKNGTTASGLDALAENGGGKAIKAAVEGAMNRSKEISEQLEKTPVNQ; this is encoded by the coding sequence ATGAATAAACAAATGCGTGTTGCATTTATCGGAGCAGGAAACATGGCGGAAGCAATGATTTCAGGAATCGTAAAAACGAAAACACTCGAACCGCAGCAGGTACTGGTGACAAATCACAGTAACGAGGACCGTCTCCTTGAACTGCATAACCGTTACGGCGTACAGGGGATCGTCCGCGACCGTTTTCCGCTCGCAACAGCAGATGTTATCATTCTGGCGATGAAGCCAAAAGACGCTGAGCAATCGCTTCTTTCTATTAAAAACCATATTAAACCGAACCAGGTTGTTATGAGCGTGCTGGCCGGGATCAGCACATCCTTTATGGAAGAACACTTAAATGAAGGTCAGCAGGTGATTCGTGTAATGCCGAATACGTCAAGCATGCTTCAGGAGTCGGCCACAGCTGTTTCACCAGGCGGACACTGCACAATGAATAACGTAGTGATGGCAAAAAATCTGCTTAAAGCGATCGGTGAAGTTTACGTGATTGAAGAAGATCAGATGGATCTTTTCACCGGGATCGCAGGAAGCGGACCGGCTTACTACTACTATCTGATGGAACACATTGAAAAAACGGCTCGTGAAAACGGAATGGATCCAGCACAGGCAAGAGAAATCGGAGCACAGACGATTCTCGGCGCTGCAAAAATGATGCTTGAGCGGGAAGAATCTCCGGCACAGCTTCGTAGAAACATTACTTCCAAAAATGGCACCACCGCATCCGGCCTTGACGCACTTGCGGAAAATGGCGGCGGTAAAGCCATAAAAGCAGCCGTTGAAGGTGCAATGAACCGTTCGAAGGAAATAAGTGAACAGCTCGAAAAAACACCTGTAAATCAGTAA
- the abc-f gene encoding ribosomal protection-like ABC-F family protein, giving the protein MLLLRVNELEKYYGNRTVVKTGDLAVYDNDRIGIVGRNGEGKSTLMKMLAGELEPDSGSVELLGDLAYIPQLEDASDTPDPEWGSKWHVPDQQMMSGGEETRKKIADALSSHACIVAADEPASHLDLEGIEKLENELLSYKGAVLLIAHDRELLDRVCTRIWEVEAGRVTDFEGNYSEYVKQREHRTEREWFEYEQYEKEKRRLEKAKVERSQQSASIRKAPRRMGNSEARLHKRSSGTQKAKLDKGAKAIQSRIEQLEKKEKPRTVSKIVFDVQKFAPIYSRTAVSFEGTRVSAGGRELFCGLRGEVKTGARLAITGANGAGKTTLLHMVADRADGICVAAPARLGLFYQQLEDLDEKRSIFENVSEESRFDETFIRTVLARLGFDRDAIERPVTVLSGGERVKTALARVFLGNFNVLLLDEPTNFLDLMSKEALGEVLDAYPGTILFVSHDRYLIRQLATDRLEIKGGSAVLRSVDAGTRTWKEETEQMDALTLDLKLSEITGRLAVVEDEGEKDKLEAEYRRLIEKKRQK; this is encoded by the coding sequence ATGCTTTTATTAAGAGTAAATGAACTTGAGAAATATTACGGAAATCGGACAGTTGTCAAAACCGGAGACCTGGCAGTATACGATAATGACCGGATCGGGATTGTTGGCAGGAATGGGGAAGGAAAATCAACCCTTATGAAAATGCTGGCTGGTGAGCTTGAGCCGGACAGCGGTTCCGTTGAGCTGCTGGGGGATCTTGCCTATATCCCTCAGCTGGAGGATGCTTCAGATACTCCTGATCCTGAATGGGGCAGTAAATGGCATGTACCCGATCAGCAAATGATGAGCGGGGGAGAAGAAACGAGGAAGAAAATTGCCGACGCACTGTCCTCTCATGCATGCATCGTTGCAGCGGATGAGCCTGCCAGTCACCTCGATCTGGAGGGAATCGAGAAGCTGGAGAACGAACTTCTTTCATATAAAGGTGCTGTTCTTCTCATTGCCCACGATCGTGAGCTCCTGGACCGTGTCTGCACGAGAATCTGGGAAGTAGAAGCTGGAAGAGTCACGGATTTTGAAGGGAATTACAGTGAGTATGTAAAACAGAGAGAACACCGCACCGAGCGGGAATGGTTTGAATATGAACAGTATGAAAAAGAAAAGCGGCGTCTTGAAAAGGCTAAGGTGGAGAGATCACAGCAGTCTGCCTCCATCAGAAAAGCGCCCAGACGGATGGGGAATTCCGAGGCACGACTTCATAAGCGCAGCAGCGGCACACAGAAAGCGAAGTTGGATAAAGGGGCAAAAGCAATCCAGAGCCGGATCGAGCAGCTGGAAAAGAAAGAGAAGCCGCGGACAGTCTCTAAGATTGTTTTTGACGTCCAGAAGTTTGCCCCGATCTACAGCCGAACCGCTGTGTCCTTTGAAGGAACCAGAGTCTCTGCAGGAGGGCGTGAACTTTTCTGCGGTCTGAGGGGTGAGGTAAAGACCGGTGCACGTTTGGCCATCACCGGCGCGAACGGTGCCGGGAAAACGACGCTGCTTCATATGGTTGCAGACAGAGCTGACGGAATCTGTGTGGCAGCCCCCGCCCGGCTCGGTCTATTTTATCAGCAGCTGGAGGATCTGGATGAAAAACGAAGCATTTTTGAGAATGTTAGTGAAGAAAGCAGATTTGACGAGACATTTATAAGAACAGTTCTTGCAAGGCTGGGCTTTGATAGAGATGCGATTGAGCGTCCGGTGACCGTTCTGAGCGGCGGGGAACGTGTGAAAACAGCGCTGGCACGAGTCTTTCTCGGTAATTTTAACGTTCTTCTCCTTGATGAGCCGACCAACTTTCTCGACCTTATGTCCAAGGAGGCTCTCGGGGAAGTGCTTGATGCCTACCCTGGAACCATCCTCTTTGTATCTCATGATCGCTACCTGATCCGCCAGCTTGCGACGGATCGCCTTGAAATTAAAGGTGGGAGTGCTGTTTTGCGTAGTGTGGATGCAGGAACCCGCACGTGGAAGGAAGAAACGGAACAGATGGATGCACTCACGCTTGATCTTAAGCTGTCCGAGATTACCGGGAGGCTGGCAGTGGTGGAGGATGAAGGGGAAAAAGATAAGCTCGAGGCTGAATACAGAAGGCTGATTGAAAAAAAGAGACAGAAGTAA
- a CDS encoding ATP-binding cassette domain-containing protein: MSSAVECRKLFKRYQCKTALDGLTCTIEANRITGVIGRNGAGKTTLLNLIVGHKRASEGELRVFGEAPFNSLRVSANTIFITDTMNLPNGMTCYEILETGRQFYPNWDHELGVRLFDYFGFTKRDIHDRLSKGKRSTFNAIFGLASRCPLTIFDEPTTGMDEAVRKDFYRALLKDYLAYPRTVLLSSHHLNEIEDLLEDVLLIKSGREHMHIPISDMKEYALAVRGKERAVTNWLGRKDIIARRSGPPGEVTVIVRNDLDHDQFNEAKENKLELSQVSASDLCVYLTEERKGGIDDVFNRD, encoded by the coding sequence ATGAGCAGCGCAGTGGAATGCCGGAAGCTCTTTAAACGGTATCAATGCAAAACGGCTCTTGACGGGCTGACGTGTACGATTGAAGCGAACAGAATTACTGGAGTGATTGGAAGAAACGGTGCAGGAAAAACGACGCTGCTGAACCTGATTGTCGGACATAAGCGAGCCAGTGAAGGCGAGCTTCGTGTTTTCGGAGAAGCCCCTTTCAACTCCTTGCGTGTTTCAGCGAACACGATTTTTATTACGGACACTATGAACCTGCCAAACGGAATGACCTGTTACGAGATTCTTGAGACTGGCCGGCAATTTTACCCGAATTGGGATCATGAACTGGGAGTCAGGCTGTTTGATTACTTTGGCTTCACGAAACGTGACATTCATGATCGGCTGTCAAAAGGGAAGCGAAGCACATTTAATGCGATCTTCGGTCTTGCATCACGCTGTCCGCTTACGATATTCGATGAGCCGACAACGGGCATGGATGAAGCGGTACGCAAGGATTTTTACCGTGCGCTTTTAAAAGATTACCTGGCCTATCCGAGAACAGTTCTGTTATCGAGCCATCACCTGAATGAAATTGAAGACCTACTGGAGGACGTGCTGCTGATCAAAAGCGGGCGTGAGCACATGCATATACCGATATCAGATATGAAGGAGTATGCCTTGGCTGTAAGAGGCAAGGAGAGAGCGGTCACAAACTGGCTGGGAAGAAAGGATATTATAGCCAGACGGAGTGGGCCTCCTGGAGAGGTGACAGTAATCGTCAGGAATGACCTGGATCATGATCAGTTCAACGAAGCAAAAGAAAACAAGCTTGAACTTTCCCAGGTTTCAGCAAGTGATCTTTGTGTCTATCTGACAGAAGAAAGAAAAGGGGGAATCGATGATGTCTTTAACAGAGATTAG
- a CDS encoding GntR family transcriptional regulator, producing MNVNTDGAKPIYIQISEWIETEILNGNFSRDEKVFSQYQLAEMFNINPATAAKGLTKLVDEEILYKKRGLGMFVADGARESILEKRKDQTLRRLVEEIVEEARHLNVSEEEIIKMLKEVNGNRKGDRK from the coding sequence TTGAATGTGAACACGGACGGGGCAAAGCCCATTTACATCCAGATTTCAGAGTGGATCGAGACCGAGATTTTAAATGGAAACTTCAGCCGCGATGAAAAGGTTTTTTCCCAGTACCAGCTCGCAGAAATGTTCAATATTAATCCTGCAACGGCGGCGAAAGGACTGACGAAGCTAGTGGATGAGGAAATACTTTATAAAAAACGGGGACTCGGTATGTTCGTAGCTGACGGCGCCAGAGAGTCAATCCTCGAGAAAAGGAAGGATCAGACATTGAGACGGCTCGTAGAGGAAATTGTGGAAGAGGCGAGGCACCTGAATGTAAGTGAAGAGGAAATTATCAAAATGTTGAAAGAGGTAAACGGTAATCGGAAGGGAGACAGAAAATGA
- a CDS encoding YesL family protein translates to MQLGGTSGTIYRVSEWLMRLAFLNVLWFVFTLIGLGLFGFYPALIAACRMLGEWKCGRNPRYLKTFVSVYKQVFLRANSVALPALFVTGVILFNLLIIQNFDGFIYYFFAISTFLMLLFLWCWLAVLAVVIGSSEARLTFGRKELKEAMVQMLHAPLKLAALAFTLIVVYLTILYIPGIVPFYSVSILAWAAVSLFSKA, encoded by the coding sequence ATGCAGCTTGGTGGAACATCAGGAACAATCTATCGGGTCTCGGAATGGCTGATGCGGCTCGCTTTCTTAAATGTGCTTTGGTTTGTGTTTACGCTCATCGGCCTGGGCCTTTTCGGATTTTACCCGGCATTGATCGCCGCCTGCCGGATGCTCGGGGAATGGAAGTGCGGGCGTAATCCCCGCTATCTGAAAACCTTCGTGTCCGTGTATAAACAGGTATTTTTGAGAGCAAACAGCGTAGCTCTTCCTGCACTTTTCGTAACGGGAGTGATCCTGTTCAACCTTCTGATCATCCAGAACTTTGACGGGTTTATTTATTACTTTTTTGCGATCAGCACCTTTCTCATGCTTCTGTTTTTATGGTGCTGGCTTGCCGTTCTTGCCGTAGTGATTGGCAGCAGTGAAGCACGACTGACGTTCGGACGTAAGGAGCTGAAAGAAGCCATGGTGCAGATGTTACATGCACCATTGAAGCTCGCAGCCCTTGCTTTCACTTTAATCGTCGTTTACTTGACGATCCTGTATATTCCGGGTATTGTGCCGTTTTACAGTGTCAGCATCCTTGCATGGGCAGCAGTCTCGCTGTTTAGTAAAGCATAA
- a CDS encoding GH32 C-terminal domain-containing protein: protein MKLVQYPVRELKQLAGESFAAGSYVLSSESATELCEVPEGPAVYDVLLDLSSCAAAGFCLYGTGADKGFVLKADRESGTLTADRSDMQGSDFHEKFPAVTSAPLPISDGVVELSVVLDTGSVEIFSTDGTVTMTNLVLPEKNNRYSISGFAEAGKAGATLTGRRLRSVWDR from the coding sequence ATGAAGCTGGTCCAGTACCCTGTCCGGGAACTGAAGCAGCTTGCAGGGGAGAGCTTTGCAGCAGGATCCTATGTTCTTTCATCGGAATCAGCCACTGAGCTGTGTGAGGTTCCGGAAGGACCGGCTGTTTATGATGTTTTACTCGACTTAAGCAGCTGTGCTGCTGCCGGATTCTGCCTTTACGGAACCGGGGCTGACAAAGGGTTTGTTCTAAAGGCGGACCGGGAAAGCGGTACACTCACAGCAGACCGGTCAGATATGCAGGGAAGTGACTTTCATGAGAAATTTCCAGCTGTAACTTCTGCACCGCTTCCGATTAGCGATGGCGTTGTTGAGCTGTCTGTAGTATTGGACACAGGAAGCGTGGAAATATTCAGCACGGATGGTACAGTGACGATGACCAACCTTGTTCTGCCGGAAAAAAATAATCGCTACTCGATTTCCGGGTTTGCAGAAGCAGGTAAAGCCGGTGCGACACTGACTGGAAGACGACTGCGTTCAGTTTGGGACCGTTAA
- a CDS encoding carbohydrate ABC transporter permease, with translation MKKKNLLNRIFLYTIMLFLAVLFLFPMLWMLVSSFKNDVQIFRDMTSIQAFLPPMPGTVEGGFFQNYLMAFERVNLFRYILNSLIYTSGIIFFGLIVNSMAGYALARFEFPLRSFWLSVIIATLIIPPESIFLPLYVLVYDLGWVNTYTGLIVPFIANAFAIFLFRQFFLDFPREIEEAAKIDGCSQLGIFFRIIVPLSKPVFATVAIVLFINHWNDFLWPLVVANDDSMRTIQIGLQFFMNQPPVQWGQVMAALTVATVPMLVIFIFLQRYFVQGLTHTGSKN, from the coding sequence ATGAAAAAAAAGAATCTACTGAACCGGATTTTCCTTTATACGATTATGCTGTTTCTTGCTGTTCTTTTCCTGTTCCCGATGCTGTGGATGCTTGTTTCGTCATTTAAAAATGATGTTCAGATTTTCAGGGATATGACATCCATCCAGGCGTTTCTGCCGCCGATGCCGGGAACGGTTGAAGGCGGGTTCTTCCAGAACTACCTTATGGCTTTTGAGCGGGTCAACCTGTTCCGCTACATACTGAACAGTCTGATTTACACCAGCGGGATCATCTTTTTCGGCCTGATCGTGAACTCGATGGCCGGGTATGCGCTCGCACGATTTGAATTTCCGCTGCGTAGCTTCTGGCTGTCGGTGATCATTGCAACCTTAATTATTCCGCCGGAAAGTATTTTTCTTCCGCTTTACGTTTTGGTTTATGATCTCGGGTGGGTGAATACGTATACCGGTCTGATTGTGCCCTTTATTGCGAACGCTTTTGCGATTTTCCTGTTCCGCCAGTTTTTCCTCGATTTTCCACGTGAAATCGAGGAAGCCGCAAAAATTGACGGATGCTCACAGCTGGGGATTTTCTTCAGAATCATCGTCCCTCTGTCCAAGCCGGTATTTGCCACTGTGGCCATTGTGCTCTTTATCAATCACTGGAACGACTTTCTCTGGCCGCTTGTGGTGGCGAACGATGACAGCATGAGAACCATTCAGATTGGTCTGCAGTTCTTTATGAACCAGCCTCCGGTCCAATGGGGTCAGGTGATGGCAGCACTGACGGTTGCAACGGTTCCGATGCTTGTGATCTTTATTTTCCTGCAGCGTTACTTCGTTCAGGGCCTTACACATACAGGATCGAAAAACTGA
- a CDS encoding carbohydrate ABC transporter permease: MARKKFRLKTREGREAVTGYLFLLPALILLTIFLLYPMATAFYYSLTDFYILRPNDINLVGLANFQMIFSDLEFRNALTNTLYFTILVVPIQISIALGLALLVNKNLKFKIFFRTAYFSPVVMSLVVVSILWTFMYNPNEGLINELLGVFGIPPQSFLTSPDQAMNSIIAMSVWQGAGFQMMIFLAGLQNIPKHLYEAADIDGASTFQKFLHVTLPGLRNVSMFIFITITIAAFKLLVQPMIMTQGGPLGSTKSLVYHIYEVGFNYRDVGYASAMAVVFTLMVFIITIIQRLVVKEERG, translated from the coding sequence ATGGCAAGAAAAAAATTCCGCTTAAAAACGAGAGAAGGCAGAGAGGCCGTAACGGGGTACTTGTTTCTGCTTCCTGCACTCATACTGCTGACAATCTTTCTGCTATATCCGATGGCGACAGCTTTTTATTACAGTCTGACGGACTTCTATATTCTAAGGCCCAATGATATTAATCTTGTTGGTCTGGCTAATTTTCAGATGATCTTCAGTGATCTGGAATTTCGTAATGCACTGACAAACACGCTTTACTTTACCATTCTGGTTGTACCGATTCAGATTTCAATAGCCCTAGGACTCGCTCTACTAGTGAATAAAAACCTGAAATTTAAAATCTTCTTCAGAACGGCCTATTTTTCACCTGTGGTTATGAGTCTAGTGGTTGTTTCGATTCTGTGGACGTTTATGTACAACCCGAATGAAGGGCTGATCAATGAATTGCTCGGCGTTTTCGGAATCCCGCCTCAGTCGTTTCTCACCAGCCCGGATCAGGCAATGAACTCGATCATTGCCATGTCAGTCTGGCAGGGCGCCGGATTTCAGATGATGATTTTCCTTGCAGGTCTGCAGAATATTCCAAAACATCTTTACGAAGCAGCGGATATCGATGGAGCCAGCACGTTTCAGAAGTTCCTCCATGTCACACTTCCCGGACTGAGAAACGTATCCATGTTTATCTTTATTACGATCACCATTGCGGCGTTCAAGCTTCTTGTGCAGCCGATGATTATGACACAGGGCGGACCTCTCGGATCGACGAAGTCCCTCGTGTATCACATATACGAGGTCGGTTTTAACTACCGTGACGTGGGCTATGCTTCTGCCATGGCTGTCGTCTTCACCCTGATGGTATTTATCATAACAATCATTCAGCGACTGGTTGTTAAAGAGGAACGGGGGTAA
- a CDS encoding ABC transporter substrate-binding protein, whose amino-acid sequence MKKAFKWVVPMSLAGILAACGGNDADSSTEEAQNGGDEGDTPSDVVETGDVDQGVEASGDEDVVLDMWIHQTGEDETDFYIERIDAFNEANDHIHVNAEIIIDDGGSSYSDAVNASLVAGNLPDVLALDGPYVASFAEADILMAVDDYLSDEDRSDFVDSILEQGSYNGELYSLGAMEASVPLYYNKDIFEEEGIEAPETLEDAWTWDEFMEVAQELTTEDRYGLNMFMNYGVGEWLTFMGAPFVWSNNGDIISEDGTTSEGYLNGPETLEALEYVKSLFEEGVVDLTPGEMQFEEGNAAMALGGPWIAVSAEDADLNWGMMPYPYSEQMKSPSGSMAYGVTTSSEHPDEAFELMHWMTNEESVEGLSEVTGMPPARISAFESMDKYQELPWSIMREQVIETAHARPQTPAYPVLTDAFAQAFHAAALGEDIQPVLDQQVQRVERELQRFND is encoded by the coding sequence GTGAAAAAAGCATTTAAATGGGTTGTGCCGATGTCACTTGCGGGAATTCTTGCGGCCTGCGGAGGGAATGACGCTGATTCGTCTACAGAGGAAGCACAGAACGGTGGAGATGAAGGTGACACACCGTCGGATGTTGTGGAAACAGGTGATGTGGATCAGGGAGTGGAAGCTTCCGGAGATGAGGATGTTGTCCTTGATATGTGGATTCACCAGACTGGTGAGGATGAGACAGACTTTTACATCGAACGAATTGATGCATTTAACGAAGCAAACGATCATATTCACGTGAACGCAGAAATTATTATTGATGACGGAGGATCTTCCTACAGTGATGCAGTTAACGCCTCTCTGGTAGCCGGAAACCTTCCGGATGTGCTGGCTCTTGACGGTCCTTATGTGGCAAGCTTTGCCGAAGCGGACATTCTGATGGCAGTGGATGATTACCTTTCTGACGAAGACCGGAGTGATTTTGTAGACTCCATTCTGGAGCAGGGGAGCTATAATGGTGAACTTTATTCTCTCGGTGCAATGGAAGCCTCTGTACCGCTCTACTATAACAAAGATATTTTTGAAGAAGAAGGAATCGAAGCACCAGAGACACTGGAAGATGCCTGGACTTGGGACGAATTCATGGAAGTAGCCCAGGAACTTACGACAGAAGACCGCTATGGTCTGAATATGTTCATGAACTATGGTGTTGGTGAGTGGCTGACTTTCATGGGAGCACCGTTCGTATGGTCCAATAATGGGGACATTATTTCTGAAGATGGTACCACTTCTGAAGGCTACCTGAACGGACCGGAAACACTCGAAGCTCTTGAATACGTGAAAAGCCTTTTTGAAGAAGGAGTAGTGGATCTCACTCCAGGCGAAATGCAATTTGAAGAAGGAAATGCTGCCATGGCACTCGGTGGTCCGTGGATTGCCGTTTCTGCTGAGGACGCAGACTTGAACTGGGGCATGATGCCTTATCCATACAGTGAACAGATGAAGTCCCCGTCCGGCAGTATGGCTTACGGGGTGACAACGTCCTCTGAGCACCCTGATGAAGCATTTGAACTTATGCACTGGATGACAAACGAAGAATCTGTTGAAGGTCTTTCCGAAGTAACAGGAATGCCTCCGGCGAGAATCTCCGCTTTCGAATCAATGGATAAATATCAGGAGCTTCCTTGGTCAATCATGCGTGAGCAGGTAATTGAGACGGCACACGCCCGACCTCAGACACCGGCCTATCCGGTTCTGACTGATGCGTTTGCACAGGCTTTTCATGCAGCAGCACTTGGTGAAGACATTCAGCCGGTTCTTGACCAGCAGGTTCAGCGTGTTGAACGTGAACTGCAGCGGTTTAACGATTAA
- a CDS encoding LacI family DNA-binding transcriptional regulator: MANIKDVAKKAGVSVTTVSRVINNRGYIGKSTRQKVEQAMEDINYSPNQIARALQRSQSFIIGVIVPDSQHPFFAELIKNMELYAYQRNYKLMLCNSLDEAEKEANYMSMLRENRVDGIIMCSQTLDVEEYKKASLPIVSFDRILSSQIPYVSSDNFHGGTLATEHLIEQGCRKLLHLSGPLNLEVLPNRRADAFKLTCMKHDIPYRIVEGEFSREAFSYYPEEFIRGKIDGSLHEYDGVFCSNDLIAYALYMYAVKRGIRVPEDLKIIGYDYNSFTKILQTPRLTTINQPAGRLGKKLCSTLINMIEDKESDAVSNSIIDVELIKGETT, encoded by the coding sequence ATGGCAAATATTAAAGATGTAGCAAAAAAAGCCGGGGTTTCTGTTACAACAGTCTCGCGGGTCATAAACAACAGAGGCTATATAGGAAAATCAACACGCCAAAAAGTAGAACAGGCAATGGAAGACATTAATTATTCCCCTAACCAGATTGCCCGCGCCCTGCAACGGAGCCAGTCTTTTATAATCGGGGTCATTGTTCCAGACTCCCAGCACCCTTTCTTTGCCGAGTTGATAAAAAACATGGAATTATATGCTTACCAGCGAAACTATAAACTGATGTTGTGCAACTCTCTTGATGAAGCGGAGAAGGAAGCCAATTACATGAGTATGCTCAGAGAAAACAGGGTTGACGGCATCATTATGTGCAGCCAGACTCTCGATGTGGAGGAATATAAAAAAGCTTCTCTGCCCATCGTCTCATTTGACCGGATTCTCTCCAGTCAGATTCCTTATGTGAGCTCGGACAATTTTCACGGAGGAACCCTCGCAACCGAACATCTGATTGAACAGGGCTGCAGAAAACTGCTTCATCTTTCGGGACCTCTCAATCTGGAGGTGCTCCCCAACAGAAGGGCTGATGCATTTAAACTTACCTGTATGAAACATGATATTCCATATAGGATTGTAGAAGGTGAGTTCAGCAGAGAAGCATTCTCCTATTATCCGGAAGAATTTATCAGGGGAAAAATAGACGGATCACTTCATGAATACGACGGCGTCTTCTGCAGTAACGACCTGATCGCTTATGCCCTTTATATGTATGCAGTAAAAAGGGGAATCCGCGTGCCTGAGGATTTAAAAATCATCGGCTACGATTATAATTCATTTACAAAAATTCTTCAGACCCCGAGACTGACCACCATCAATCAGCCCGCGGGCCGGCTCGGAAAGAAGCTTTGCTCGACTCTGATTAATATGATCGAGGACAAAGAAAGTGACGCTGTCTCAAACTCGATCATAGATGTTGAACTGATTAAAGGCGAAACAACATAA